A genomic segment from Zonotrichia albicollis isolate bZonAlb1 chromosome 21, bZonAlb1.hap1, whole genome shotgun sequence encodes:
- the PTPA gene encoding serine/threonine-protein phosphatase 2A activator, whose product MAESERRAGTSEEVAPPVQQCFMVPKKEINVVSDMAKWKRSQAYADYMGFILTLNEGVRGKKLTCEYKISEPIEKLVALLNTLDRWIDETPPVDQPSRFGNKAFRTWYAKLDQEAEKLVLAVIPKHLADAAPEVAVYLKESVGNSTRIDYGTGHEAAFAAFLCCLCKIGVLRVDDQMAIVFKVFNRYLEVMRKLQKTYRMEPAGSQGVWGLDDFQFLPFIWGSSQLIDHPSLEPRHFVDEKVVNENHKDFMFLECILFITEMKTGPFAEHSNQLWNISAVPSWSKVNQGLIRMYKAECLEKFPVIQHFKFGSLLPIQPVTS is encoded by the exons ATGGCAGAGAGCGAGCGGCGGGCAG GCACCTCTGAGGAGGTGGCTCCTCCTGTCCAGCAATGCTTCATGGTCCCCAAAAAGGAGATAAATGTGGTTTCTGACATGGCCAAGTGGAAACGATCTCAG GCATATGCAGACTACATGGGCTTCATCCTCACTCTCAATGAAGGTGTCAGGGGCAAGAAGCTGACCTGTGAATACAAAATTTCAGAG CCCATTgaaaagctggtggctctgCTGAACACCCTCGACAGATGGATCGATGAAACCCCGCCCGTGGATCAACCTTCTCGCTTTGGGAACAAAGCCTTCAGGACCTGGTACGCCAAACTGGACCAG GAGGCAGAAAAGTTGGTGTTAGCAGTGATTCCCAAGCATTTGGCTGATGCTGCCCCAGAAGTGGCCGTGTACCTGAAGGAATCCGTGGGGAACTCCACCCGCATTGACTATGGCACAG GGCACGAAGCTGCATTTGCAGCctttctgtgctgcctctgcAAAATCGGTGTGCTCAGAGTGGATGACCAGATGGCCATTGTCTTCAAAGTGTTTAACAG GTACCTGGAAGTGATGCGAAAACTGCAGAAAACCTACAGGATGGAAcctgctggcagccagggcGTGTGGGGCTTGGATGACTTCCAGTTCCTGCCTTTCATATGGGGCAGTTCCCAGCTGATAG ACCATCCCAGCCTGGAGCCCCGGCACTTTGTTGATGAGAAGGTGGTAAATGAAAACCATAAGGACTTCATGTTCCTGGAGTGCATCCTCTTCATTACAGAG ATGAAGACAGGCCCCTTCGCCGAGCACTCCAACCAGCTCTGGAACATCAGCGCCGTGCCCTCCTGGTCCAAGGTCAACCAGGGCCTCATCCGCATGTACAAGGCAGAG tgcctggagaaGTTTCCTGTGATCCAGCACTTTAAGTTTGGCAGCCTGCTCCCCATCCAGCCTGTGACATCTTAA